The Maridesulfovibrio zosterae DSM 11974 genome contains a region encoding:
- the gatA gene encoding Asp-tRNA(Asn)/Glu-tRNA(Gln) amidotransferase subunit GatA — protein MSLLIEKSLTEIHSMLMAKEVTATEAVKACLARIEETEPETKALLAISGEEALKLAEEMDQQGPDSSKPLWGVPVVIKDVLATKGIPTTCGSKILEGFTPFYDATAVAKLKEAGAIIIAKSNMDEFAMGSTTENSAYKTTTNPWDSSRVPGGSSGGSGATIAAGQCYAALGTDTGGSIRLPASFCGCVGVKPTYGRVSRYGMVAYGSSLDQIGPMTRTVEDSARVLNVIGGHDQRDSTSVDKPMEDFVAALSERTDLSGLTIGLPEEYWGEGISEEVSESCRAAITKAEELGAKTVPVKLAMTEYAIATYYIIAMAEASSNLSRFDGIRYGHRTKDADELIELYTKSRTEAFGDEVQRRIIIGTYVLSAGYYDAYYRKAAQIRRLLREDFNKAFESCDLIAGPACPTTAFPVGELTADPLQMYLMDIFTISLNLVGMPGMSLPVGMGKDTNMPVGLQLMAPAFEEKKMLQTAHVLEKNLSELPKVKL, from the coding sequence ATGTCTTTACTCATAGAAAAATCACTCACTGAAATTCATTCCATGCTTATGGCAAAAGAAGTGACTGCAACTGAAGCAGTTAAAGCATGCCTCGCGCGTATTGAAGAAACAGAACCTGAAACAAAGGCTCTTCTTGCAATCAGCGGTGAAGAAGCTCTTAAGCTTGCCGAAGAAATGGATCAACAGGGGCCAGATTCATCCAAACCTCTTTGGGGAGTCCCTGTCGTAATCAAAGATGTTTTGGCAACAAAGGGTATTCCGACAACTTGCGGATCTAAAATTTTGGAAGGATTCACTCCTTTTTATGATGCTACAGCTGTAGCAAAGCTTAAAGAAGCCGGTGCGATTATTATTGCTAAATCCAATATGGACGAATTTGCAATGGGGTCCACTACTGAGAACTCAGCATACAAGACTACCACCAACCCATGGGACAGCAGCCGCGTTCCCGGCGGGTCATCCGGTGGTTCTGGAGCAACTATCGCAGCTGGACAGTGTTACGCCGCTTTAGGGACTGATACTGGTGGATCTATCCGTCTGCCAGCTTCCTTTTGTGGTTGTGTCGGTGTTAAGCCCACATATGGCCGTGTTTCTCGCTATGGTATGGTTGCTTATGGTTCCTCACTCGATCAGATCGGTCCTATGACTCGTACTGTTGAAGATTCAGCACGGGTGCTTAATGTTATCGGTGGACATGATCAGCGTGATTCCACATCTGTTGATAAGCCAATGGAAGATTTTGTTGCTGCTCTGTCTGAGCGTACTGATCTTTCTGGATTGACTATCGGTCTTCCTGAAGAATACTGGGGTGAAGGCATTTCAGAGGAAGTTTCAGAATCATGCCGTGCTGCAATTACAAAAGCAGAAGAGCTTGGCGCTAAAACCGTGCCGGTAAAACTCGCCATGACCGAATACGCCATTGCGACATACTATATTATTGCAATGGCTGAAGCCAGCTCCAACCTGTCTCGTTTTGATGGTATACGTTACGGACATCGCACTAAAGATGCAGATGAGTTAATTGAGCTTTATACCAAATCACGTACAGAAGCATTTGGTGACGAGGTTCAGCGTCGTATTATCATTGGAACATATGTTCTTTCCGCAGGTTATTATGATGCTTATTACCGCAAAGCTGCTCAGATTCGTCGTCTGTTGCGTGAAGATTTTAATAAAGCCTTCGAATCATGTGATTTAATAGCTGGCCCTGCATGTCCTACAACAGCATTTCCTGTTGGCGAACTTACTGCCGATCCATTACAGATGTATCTGATGGATATCTTTACTATTTCACTTAATCTTGTTGGAATGCCGGGTATGAGTCTGCCTGTAGGTATGGGTAAAGACACGAATATGCCTGTCGGATTGCAGCTTATGGCTCCGGCTTTCGAAGAGAAAAAGATGCTTCAGACTGCTCATGTTCTTGAAAAGAACCTTTCTGAACTTCCTAAGGTTAAATTATAG
- a CDS encoding M16 family metallopeptidase, producing MSSGCKIEQVVSNGKKDVPAVLNEAGKNAPKTEQVSGTSKADQKLADAELSKEISNALASGEGPHVIKLKNGMSLLIKEDNRFPLVNVRLFVHAGSSYEDPSKAGISHLLEHMVFKGTTTRGPGKTAREIESVGGEMNAATSFDYTVYYVEVPEKEWKLGMDIVTDMTFNAAIAPDELTSEKEVVLSELERGEDNPGSRIFKTLQSIVWKDTSYQWPIIGYRDTVKNISSEDIHTYVDRLYQPQSMLLSVVGKINPEEVVKEAERLCGSITSKEPVVPPMAFSTPAAENPTVKIIPGKWNKAYIGAAFPIPGLSSAKTAGLEMLCELLGGGETSRLYRKFKYDKRMVDSISVSSLTLERAGMLYIFATLDADKVDEFWKELIAELSSIDFNDFTDREMDRVSLNLEDSLFLTKETLSGLASKLGYFQFFEGGQEAEENYLYDVRNISRQQLQKLYNEYFTPEKLAACMLLPEGTKADSKTFENAIAKNWPSKKKTTGINKVSGPGEAATIELGNGSRLVFIPDETLPYTAISMYWVGGDADLPASEQGLAALTSQNLTRGTKSLNATELEDYVSDRAASIGASAGREVFSINSKFPSRFTADMLPLINEIITEPRFAIEELDRAKQDQVSAIKRKEDRPLSLAFRNMFPFLYKSGSYSYFHLGNPEGVEKFTTKDIQSYWAKQSTRPFVIAVCGDYDHDAIAKFAKELDSKLVLKNKSLDIPTSIWGENKDLKLELPDRNQAHLMVIFPVPGMEDQKATAGLSLLRAALAGQSGLLFRDLRDKQGLGYTVTAFLWQAPKTGFMAFYIGTKPEQLDQAMTGFENTVKMLKEKDLPEDELSRARNILSGEYYQDHQSLLARSRESASLMVKGFEPDLDIKIIDKASKMDASQVRELINKYINWEDKYTLTVTP from the coding sequence ATGAGCTCCGGGTGTAAGATCGAACAGGTTGTTTCCAACGGGAAAAAGGATGTCCCTGCAGTTTTAAATGAAGCAGGTAAAAATGCTCCAAAAACAGAGCAAGTTTCCGGCACGTCCAAAGCTGATCAGAAGCTTGCTGATGCTGAATTGAGCAAAGAAATTTCAAATGCACTGGCATCTGGAGAAGGTCCGCACGTAATTAAGCTTAAAAATGGTATGTCTCTTCTTATTAAAGAAGACAACCGTTTCCCACTTGTTAATGTACGTCTTTTCGTTCATGCAGGTTCATCCTATGAAGATCCGTCTAAAGCGGGAATCAGCCATCTTCTTGAGCACATGGTCTTCAAAGGAACGACAACAAGAGGCCCCGGCAAGACGGCACGTGAAATAGAGTCGGTCGGCGGTGAGATGAATGCAGCCACAAGTTTTGATTACACAGTATACTATGTTGAAGTTCCTGAAAAAGAATGGAAACTCGGTATGGATATTGTCACAGATATGACTTTCAATGCTGCCATTGCACCGGATGAGCTTACTTCTGAAAAGGAAGTAGTACTGTCAGAACTTGAACGCGGCGAAGATAATCCAGGAAGCAGAATATTCAAAACCCTGCAATCTATTGTCTGGAAAGATACAAGCTACCAGTGGCCTATTATTGGATACCGAGACACTGTAAAAAATATTTCATCTGAAGATATTCATACATACGTAGACCGTCTGTATCAGCCACAGTCCATGCTTTTAAGCGTGGTCGGTAAAATCAACCCTGAAGAAGTTGTTAAAGAAGCTGAAAGACTTTGCGGCTCAATAACTTCCAAAGAGCCTGTAGTTCCTCCAATGGCTTTCAGTACTCCTGCAGCAGAGAATCCAACCGTAAAAATTATTCCCGGAAAATGGAATAAGGCTTACATTGGTGCGGCATTCCCTATCCCAGGACTAAGCTCAGCTAAAACTGCCGGGCTTGAGATGCTTTGTGAACTCCTCGGAGGTGGTGAAACATCACGTCTGTACCGCAAATTTAAATATGATAAGCGCATGGTCGACAGTATTTCTGTTTCCTCATTAACCCTTGAACGCGCAGGCATGCTTTATATTTTTGCCACACTTGATGCCGATAAGGTTGATGAATTCTGGAAAGAGCTTATAGCTGAACTTTCAAGTATTGATTTTAATGACTTTACTGACCGTGAAATGGACAGAGTATCATTAAATCTTGAAGATTCACTTTTTCTGACTAAAGAGACTCTTTCAGGACTTGCATCCAAACTGGGTTATTTTCAATTCTTTGAAGGCGGCCAGGAAGCTGAAGAGAATTACCTCTACGACGTGAGAAATATTTCGCGCCAGCAACTCCAAAAACTTTATAATGAATACTTTACTCCCGAGAAACTGGCTGCGTGCATGCTTCTGCCTGAAGGCACAAAGGCAGACTCAAAAACTTTTGAAAACGCAATAGCTAAAAACTGGCCTTCGAAGAAAAAAACTACCGGTATAAACAAGGTTTCAGGTCCAGGAGAAGCTGCAACTATCGAGCTTGGTAATGGTAGTCGCCTTGTTTTTATTCCTGATGAAACTCTCCCCTACACGGCTATTTCAATGTACTGGGTAGGTGGCGATGCAGACCTTCCAGCCTCTGAACAAGGTCTTGCAGCTTTGACTTCACAAAACCTGACACGCGGAACAAAATCTTTAAACGCAACAGAACTTGAAGATTATGTTTCTGACCGGGCAGCATCTATCGGGGCATCTGCTGGGCGTGAGGTTTTTTCAATAAATTCAAAATTCCCATCACGTTTCACTGCGGACATGCTACCGTTGATTAACGAGATTATTACTGAGCCAAGGTTTGCAATAGAAGAGCTGGATAGAGCTAAACAGGATCAGGTCTCAGCTATTAAGCGAAAAGAAGATCGCCCACTAAGTCTTGCATTTAGAAATATGTTCCCGTTTCTTTATAAAAGTGGAAGCTATTCGTATTTCCACCTTGGTAATCCTGAAGGTGTTGAAAAATTCACCACAAAGGATATCCAGAGCTATTGGGCAAAGCAATCTACGCGTCCATTCGTTATAGCAGTATGTGGTGATTATGACCACGATGCTATTGCTAAATTTGCTAAAGAGCTGGACAGTAAACTGGTACTCAAAAACAAATCTCTTGATATTCCAACTTCTATCTGGGGGGAAAATAAAGACCTAAAACTTGAACTTCCTGACCGTAATCAGGCTCACCTGATGGTGATCTTCCCTGTTCCGGGAATGGAAGACCAGAAAGCTACAGCTGGACTTTCCCTACTGCGAGCTGCTCTTGCCGGACAAAGCGGACTCCTGTTCCGTGACCTGCGAGATAAGCAGGGACTGGGCTACACAGTAACAGCTTTTCTCTGGCAAGCACCCAAAACCGGATTTATGGCCTTCTACATAGGTACTAAGCCGGAACAGCTTGATCAGGCGATGACCGGATTTGAAAACACCGTGAAAATGCTTAAGGAAAAAGATCTTCCTGAAGACGAACTCAGCAGAGCAAGGAATATTCTTAGTGGTGAATATTATCAGGACCATCAAAGCTTACTAGCACGAAGCCGTGAATCAGCAAGCCTCATGGTCAAAGGATTTGAGCCTGACCTTGATATCAAAATTATTGATAAGGCCAGTAAGATGGATGCTTCTCAGGTTCGAGAACTGATTAATAAATACATCAACTGGGAAGATAAATATACTTTGACTGTTACGCCTTAA
- a CDS encoding fumarate reductase, giving the protein MSSKSTYTPVRSGKSDAILDWLQMFSGVALIIFVFMHMSLVSSVIFSPDIMDNIAATYEKNYMAQIGGPLLFLLFLFHFYLAARKIPFRLEGQKTIWKHAKMLKHRDTWLWVVQVVSAMLILVMGAIHMWSVLSDLPISAARSAERIQSGPWIYFYLVLAPLVVLHVVAGLYRIAVKWGFVKAYQRGRLNKFATGLALFFICIGLATLVRFMTMSA; this is encoded by the coding sequence ATGTCTTCCAAATCTACTTATACTCCTGTCCGTAGCGGCAAGAGTGATGCAATTCTGGATTGGCTCCAGATGTTTTCAGGTGTGGCTCTTATCATTTTTGTATTTATGCATATGAGTCTTGTCTCAAGTGTAATTTTCAGTCCTGATATTATGGACAACATTGCGGCTACCTATGAAAAAAATTATATGGCCCAGATAGGTGGGCCGCTCTTATTTCTGCTTTTTCTTTTTCATTTTTATCTTGCTGCGCGTAAAATTCCATTTAGACTTGAAGGTCAGAAAACAATTTGGAAACATGCCAAGATGCTTAAACATAGGGACACATGGCTCTGGGTTGTTCAGGTTGTTTCTGCCATGCTCATTCTTGTAATGGGGGCCATTCACATGTGGTCTGTACTTAGTGATCTTCCTATCAGTGCTGCACGTTCTGCTGAACGTATTCAGTCAGGACCATGGATTTACTTCTATCTTGTACTTGCCCCTCTAGTTGTACTCCATGTTGTGGCTGGTCTTTACCGTATTGCTGTTAAATGGGGATTTGTAAAAGCTTATCAGCGTGGCAGACTAAACAAGTTTGCTACAGGGCTTGCGCTGTTTTTTATCTGTATCGGTTTGGCAACACTAGTAAGATTCATGACAATGAGTGCATAA
- a CDS encoding transcriptional regulator: MQDKVLKAMQDAGKPVRPGDVAKVIGVESKDVSKAIQVLKKEGKVHSPKRCYYEPC; encoded by the coding sequence ATGCAGGATAAAGTACTCAAAGCAATGCAGGATGCAGGAAAACCAGTTCGCCCAGGTGATGTAGCTAAAGTCATTGGAGTTGAATCAAAAGATGTATCAAAAGCTATTCAGGTCTTAAAAAAAGAAGGTAAAGTCCATAGTCCCAAAAGATGTTACTACGAACCTTGCTAG